CGCTCGCGGCCACGACGGATATGAGTCTCCGTCTGGAACCGTTCAAGGTGTTCCCTTTCAACTGACGGTGCGGAGCGCGGACGGACGGCGCGGGAACCGCGGTTGGCTGTGGGGGTGCGATCCGCGGTCCCCCGGGCGGGTCGCCCTCGCGCCGCCGTCGGCGCGACGGCCCCTGGTCAAGGGCCGTCGCCGGCAGATCCCACGATTTACATGCACCTGACATTTAACAGTCAGAGGCTGGAATTCGCCGGTGCGGCAGACAGTAGGGAATGCGGAGATGAACCCGATACGGGGAAAACCCTTGTCACCCCCGTGGGGGCTCCCCCAGCGGGGTCCGGGGTGCGGCGGGTGCACGGCGTGTCGCGTCGCACCCAACGGCGGATGTCAGTGGGGGCTGGCACGCTGAAGGCGACCGACTGCAACCGTCATCCCCCAATCCCCGCGCGCGTGCGAGAGGAGAACCACGATGCTGACGACCACGTACGTCCCGGGTGCGCCGAACTGGCTCGACCTGGGAAGCCCCGACGTAGAAGCCGCCGCCGCCTTCTACGGAGCCCTGTTCGGCTGGGAGCTCAGGACCATGGGACCGGAGGCCGGAGGGTACGGCTTCCTGCGGCTGAACGAGAGGACCGTCGCCGCGATCGGCCCGCTCACCGAGGAGGGCGCGGCCTCCGCCTGGACGCCGTATTTCCAGGCCGCCGACGCCGATGCCACGACCAGGGCCGTCGAGCAGGCCGGCGGCACCGTCCGCGTCCCGCCGATGGACGTCTTCACCGAAGGGCGGATGGCGGCGTACACCGACCCGACCGGTGCCCAATTCGCCGTCTGGCAGCCCGGCGACACGAAGGGCCTGGAAGCGGTCAACGAT
This portion of the Streptomyces sp. NBC_01750 genome encodes:
- a CDS encoding VOC family protein, which produces MLTTTYVPGAPNWLDLGSPDVEAAAAFYGALFGWELRTMGPEAGGYGFLRLNERTVAAIGPLTEEGAASAWTPYFQAADADATTRAVEQAGGTVRVPPMDVFTEGRMAAYTDPTGAQFAVWQPGDTKGLEAVNDVNTLSWTELYTTDAAIAKDFYRSVFSWDYKDLPVAGTTYTVVSPPGGGESATQGGIMQLARENLEAGSRSEWHPYFEVADVDATFAEATRQGATTLIPPIDAEGVGRLAMFTDPFGAPSAIIRGAAR